From the genome of Muricauda sp. SCSIO 64092, one region includes:
- a CDS encoding DUF58 domain-containing protein — translation MDVKSELQNAQLFQNLELLAGQVVEGFISGIHKSPFHGFSAEFAEHKIYNTGESTKHIDWKLFARTDKLYTKRYEEETNLRCHMILDNSASMYYPEVRNLKLGNLNKIGFGVLAIAALMNLLKKQRDAVGLSVYADTYSFYAPEKSSERHFQMLLSQLNRLVREKTDEKRTRTYQFLHHIAEKIHRRSLIFVFSDMFQTEVEEEKLFEALRHLKYNKHEIVLFHLLDKGLEQQFDFDNSPRRFIDVETGQHIDLHAENIREGYRKGIEDYVQALKLKCMQYKIRYVGVDIRSNFSTVLNTFLVERQKFV, via the coding sequence ATGGATGTAAAGTCGGAACTTCAAAATGCACAACTGTTCCAGAACCTGGAACTCCTTGCCGGTCAGGTAGTGGAAGGCTTTATAAGCGGTATCCATAAAAGTCCGTTCCATGGCTTTTCCGCGGAATTTGCGGAACATAAAATCTACAATACAGGGGAAAGTACCAAACATATTGATTGGAAGCTTTTTGCCCGTACCGATAAACTCTACACCAAACGCTACGAAGAGGAAACCAATCTCCGTTGCCATATGATCCTCGACAATTCCGCTTCCATGTACTATCCGGAAGTAAGGAATCTTAAGCTGGGCAATTTGAACAAAATTGGTTTTGGGGTATTGGCCATTGCGGCCCTCATGAACCTATTGAAAAAACAAAGGGATGCCGTGGGCTTGAGCGTTTATGCCGATACCTATAGCTTTTATGCCCCGGAAAAAAGTAGTGAGCGCCATTTTCAGATGTTGTTGTCCCAGCTCAATCGATTGGTTCGGGAAAAAACGGACGAAAAACGGACCAGGACTTACCAATTTCTACATCATATTGCCGAAAAGATACATCGCAGGAGCTTGATTTTCGTTTTCTCGGATATGTTTCAGACCGAAGTTGAGGAAGAAAAACTTTTTGAAGCCTTACGCCATTTAAAGTATAACAAGCATGAAATTGTGCTCTTCCATTTGTTGGATAAGGGACTGGAACAACAGTTTGATTTTGACAATTCCCCCAGACGTTTTATTGATGTGGAAACCGGACAGCATATTGATCTGCATGCCGAAAACATTCGGGAGGGTTACAGAAAAGGAATAGAGGACTATGTACAGGCCCTAAAACTAAAGTGCATGCAGTATAAAATCCGCTATGTTGGGGTAGATATCCGTTCCAATTTCTCCACGGTTTTGAATACTTTTTTGGTGGAACGGCAAAAATTTGTGTGA
- a CDS encoding 30S ribosomal protein S16 — MPVRIRLQRHGKKGKPFYWIVAADSRSKRDGKFLEKLGTYNPNTNPATINLDVDGSVKWLHNGAQPTDTARAILSYKGVLMKKHLLEGVKKGAFDEAEAEKRFTAWLEEKEAKIQAKRDGLSKADADARAKALAAEKEVNEKRIAAQQPEPEVEEVAEGEAPAAAAAEGTEATVEETAEAKAEEAPAEEAAPEAEATEEEASKE, encoded by the coding sequence ATGCCAGTTAGAATTCGATTACAGCGCCACGGTAAAAAAGGAAAACCATTTTATTGGATAGTGGCCGCAGACTCCCGTTCAAAGAGAGATGGTAAATTTTTGGAAAAGTTGGGCACCTATAACCCCAATACCAATCCTGCTACCATTAACTTGGATGTTGATGGTTCCGTAAAATGGTTGCACAATGGTGCACAACCTACGGATACTGCACGTGCCATTCTTAGTTACAAAGGGGTTTTGATGAAAAAACACTTGTTGGAAGGGGTTAAAAAAGGCGCTTTTGATGAAGCCGAAGCCGAGAAAAGGTTTACGGCTTGGCTGGAAGAAAAAGAAGCCAAGATCCAGGCAAAAAGGGATGGCTTGAGCAAGGCCGATGCCGATGCCAGGGCCAAAGCTTTAGCGGCTGAAAAAGAGGTCAATGAAAAACGTATTGCGGCCCAGCAACCAGAGCCCGAAGTTGAGGAAGTAGCCGAAGGTGAAGCACCTGCAGCGGCAGCGGCTGAAGGTACGGAAGCAACCGTTGAGGAGACTGCAGAAGCTAAAGCGGAGGAAGCCCCAGCAGAGGAAGCAGCTCCCGAGGCCGAGGCCACCGAAGAAGAAGCTTCTAAAGAATAA
- the rimM gene encoding ribosome maturation factor RimM (Essential for efficient processing of 16S rRNA), with product MRKEECFYLGKIVSKYSFKGEVLLKLDTDEPEIYEEMESVFVELGKNLVPFFIVKSQLHKSSLLRIRFEDVQDESSAEKLLGKGVFLPLSQLPKLSGNQFYYHEVIGFQLMDKVHGDIGSIESVNDASAQVLFEVKKEGKMLLVPVSDDIIKKVDRKNAIIYVETPEGLVDLYLN from the coding sequence ATGCGAAAGGAGGAGTGTTTCTACCTCGGAAAAATCGTATCAAAATATAGTTTCAAAGGCGAGGTGTTGCTAAAACTGGACACCGATGAACCTGAGATTTATGAAGAAATGGAATCAGTTTTTGTCGAGTTGGGCAAAAATTTGGTTCCATTTTTTATTGTCAAAAGCCAATTGCATAAGTCCAGTTTGCTAAGGATACGGTTTGAGGATGTTCAAGATGAATCCTCAGCGGAAAAGCTTTTGGGGAAAGGGGTATTTCTCCCCTTGTCCCAGCTTCCCAAACTATCCGGGAACCAATTCTACTACCACGAAGTCATTGGGTTTCAACTAATGGACAAGGTCCATGGGGATATTGGTAGTATTGAATCCGTAAATGATGCTTCCGCACAGGTTTTGTTTGAAGTAAAAAAAGAGGGGAAAATGCTTTTGGTCCCGGTTTCTGATGATATCATCAAGAAGGTCGACAGGAAGAACGCCATTATTTATGTGGAAACCCCGGAAGGTTTGGTGGATTTGTACTTAAATTAG
- a CDS encoding peptidase domain-containing ABC transporter, translating into MFRTKSFTFYRQLDKMDCGPTCLRMIAKHYGRSHAVDFLRRRSNITREGVSIGGIAEAAESIGFHTLAVSVDFNTLADEVPLPCIAHWRQRHFVVVYRIAHDKVYVADPAHGLVDYPKKDFIDGWIGKGADESSEGYLLLLETTPRFYEYGNEEKRKYGFKFLSGYFKPYSKYIFQLFLGLFIGSILQLIFPFLTQSIVDYGINYRNINFIYLILIAQLTLFVSQTTVEVIRSWILLHVTSRININLISDFLIKLMRLPIAFFDSKNTGDIIQRIYDHDRIQEFFSSTTLNTVFSAFNVVVFGVVLAHYDGTIFAIFFVGSLIYVGWTLLFLKKRAELDYKRFDQAADNQSSIYQLISGMQEIKLNGSERRRRWEWEAIQVKLFKVSLKSLTLTQTQNVGGRFFNELKNILITFVAAKAVIDGNLTLGMMLSVQYIIGQLNLPINDFITFIQTGQDAKISLERLSEIHGKDDEEDESMEPIKELPENRTIHLSKLTFHYGGESSPKILDDISFAIPEGKITAIVGASGSGKTTLIKLLLKFYEPTSGHIHIGRTQLKNLGTTFWRKNCGSVMQDGFLFGDTIARNITESDSEGIIDRKRLLHAVDVANISEFIEQLPSGFNTKIGGSGVNISGGQKQRILIARAVYKNPNYIFFDEATSALDANNERTIMEKLESFYQGKTVVVVAHRLSTVKNADQIIVLDKGKIAERGNHHELTSIKGLYYSLVKNQLELGQ; encoded by the coding sequence ATGTTTCGTACAAAATCTTTCACTTTTTACCGACAATTGGACAAAATGGATTGTGGTCCTACGTGCTTACGAATGATTGCGAAGCATTATGGCCGATCCCATGCGGTTGACTTCCTAAGGAGAAGGTCCAATATCACACGTGAGGGGGTTTCCATTGGGGGTATTGCCGAGGCAGCTGAAAGTATTGGTTTTCACACCTTGGCCGTAAGTGTGGACTTTAACACTTTGGCGGACGAAGTTCCCCTACCCTGTATTGCGCACTGGCGACAACGACATTTTGTGGTCGTTTACAGAATTGCCCACGATAAGGTTTACGTTGCCGACCCGGCACATGGACTGGTGGATTATCCCAAAAAGGATTTCATTGACGGATGGATAGGTAAAGGTGCGGACGAAAGTTCCGAAGGGTATTTGTTGCTCTTGGAAACGACACCGAGGTTTTACGAATACGGAAACGAGGAGAAAAGGAAATATGGGTTCAAATTTCTTTCGGGGTATTTTAAGCCCTACTCCAAATACATCTTCCAGCTTTTCCTGGGTCTTTTTATCGGGAGTATCCTACAGCTCATATTCCCGTTTTTGACACAGTCAATTGTTGATTACGGGATAAACTATCGTAACATTAATTTTATTTACCTGATCCTGATTGCACAACTGACCTTGTTTGTCTCCCAGACCACTGTTGAGGTCATACGAAGTTGGATCCTGTTGCATGTCACCAGTCGCATCAACATCAACCTAATCTCGGATTTCCTCATAAAACTAATGCGGCTTCCCATTGCATTTTTTGATTCCAAGAACACCGGTGACATCATCCAACGGATCTATGATCATGACAGAATACAGGAGTTTTTCTCCAGCACCACATTGAACACTGTTTTTTCTGCCTTTAATGTGGTGGTATTTGGAGTAGTACTGGCCCATTACGATGGCACCATTTTCGCCATCTTTTTTGTAGGATCCTTGATTTATGTGGGTTGGACATTGCTCTTTTTGAAAAAACGGGCAGAATTGGACTATAAAAGATTTGACCAGGCCGCGGACAACCAAAGTAGCATTTATCAGCTGATTTCAGGGATGCAGGAAATTAAGTTGAATGGCTCCGAAAGACGTAGAAGATGGGAATGGGAGGCCATTCAGGTGAAACTGTTCAAGGTTTCCCTAAAGAGTCTGACCTTAACCCAAACCCAGAACGTAGGGGGACGTTTCTTTAACGAGCTCAAGAATATCTTGATCACTTTTGTTGCGGCCAAAGCGGTAATTGATGGAAATTTAACCTTGGGGATGATGCTATCGGTGCAGTATATCATTGGGCAACTCAACTTGCCGATCAATGACTTTATCACCTTTATCCAGACCGGGCAGGATGCCAAAATAAGCTTGGAACGACTTTCGGAAATACACGGTAAGGACGATGAAGAGGACGAAAGCATGGAGCCCATTAAAGAGCTGCCGGAAAACCGAACGATTCACCTAAGCAAATTGACCTTTCATTATGGAGGAGAAAGCTCGCCCAAAATATTGGATGATATCTCGTTTGCTATTCCCGAAGGAAAGATTACGGCCATCGTAGGGGCAAGTGGTAGTGGAAAAACCACCTTGATCAAACTATTGCTCAAATTCTATGAGCCCACCAGTGGCCATATCCATATAGGAAGAACACAACTAAAAAATCTGGGGACCACCTTCTGGCGAAAAAACTGTGGTTCGGTCATGCAGGATGGTTTTTTGTTTGGTGATACCATTGCCCGGAATATTACGGAATCGGACTCAGAGGGAATCATTGACCGAAAAAGGTTGTTGCATGCCGTGGATGTGGCCAATATCTCGGAATTCATTGAACAATTGCCCTCGGGCTTTAATACCAAGATTGGGGGTTCCGGAGTCAATATCAGCGGTGGACAAAAACAACGTATCCTAATTGCCAGGGCGGTATACAAAAATCCCAATTATATCTTTTTTGATGAAGCCACCAGTGCTTTGGATGCCAACAATGAAAGGACAATTATGGAAAAGCTGGAATCCTTTTATCAAGGGAAGACCGTTGTGGTCGTGGCCCATCGCTTGAGTACCGTAAAAAATGCCGATCAGATCATCGTTTTGGACAAAGGGAAAATAGCGGAACGGGGCAACCACCATGAGTTAACCTCAATAAAGGGACTGTATTATTCGCTGGTAAAAAATCAATTGGAACTCGGTCAATAA
- the trxA gene encoding thioredoxin, protein MALEITDATFDEVVLKSDKPVMVDFWAAWCGPCRMVGPIIEEVSQEYDGKAVVGKVDVDANQQFAAKYGVRNIPTVLVFKGGEIVSRQVGVSPKKAYTDAIDGALN, encoded by the coding sequence ATGGCACTAGAAATAACAGATGCAACTTTTGATGAAGTAGTTTTAAAAAGCGATAAGCCTGTAATGGTGGATTTTTGGGCAGCATGGTGCGGTCCTTGTCGCATGGTAGGCCCAATCATTGAAGAAGTAAGTCAGGAATATGATGGTAAGGCCGTTGTAGGTAAAGTGGATGTAGATGCCAACCAGCAGTTCGCCGCCAAATATGGTGTACGGAACATCCCCACCGTATTGGTATTTAAAGGTGGTGAGATTGTAAGCCGTCAAGTTGGGGTATCTCCCAAAAAAGCGTACACGGATGCCATTGATGGGGCATTGAATTAA
- a CDS encoding HlyD family secretion protein yields MEEGKSQHTKLNVPEERSDQVKEVLGKTPNWMIRWGTSMVFVIVVLLLVGSAVIRYNDIIPANIVITSKNPPVYLKARSSGRLTKVLVQPNEAVEDGHILAEIENTAKFEDVLYLKEQLNNHTATFLVLDTLKKVFPSTLDLGEIQLAYGNFLTAYQNFVLYNTLAPNSKESVLIQRQLREQQQFLKNQNRQLQLFKEDLALSKTNFERNRELYDRGVISKAEYEEASRAYLADQQQYEGFLTNISNTQIAIANFNNLLTKTNIQGTEFENTYNQELENAEQNLLTSLNSWEQQYIISSPINGTVTVFDIWDQYQNIELGETLFTIVPKDMDGIIGRVTLPIRNSGKVKAGQKVIIKLDNYPFEEWGSLMGEIENISEVPKQGEETFYTLYIGVRELTTSFGKTITFKQEMQGTAEIVVEELTVLQRIFYELRKVFDRA; encoded by the coding sequence ATGGAAGAAGGGAAATCACAACATACCAAACTCAATGTACCCGAGGAGCGATCGGACCAGGTAAAGGAAGTTTTGGGCAAAACCCCGAATTGGATGATCAGGTGGGGGACTTCCATGGTCTTTGTCATCGTAGTTTTATTATTGGTGGGATCGGCAGTAATACGTTACAATGATATTATCCCCGCCAACATTGTCATCACCAGTAAAAATCCTCCTGTTTATCTAAAGGCCCGCTCTTCTGGCCGATTGACCAAAGTTTTGGTCCAACCCAATGAAGCCGTTGAAGACGGACATATCCTGGCAGAAATTGAAAATACCGCCAAGTTTGAGGATGTCCTTTATCTAAAGGAACAATTGAACAACCATACGGCAACCTTCCTGGTCCTTGATACCTTAAAAAAAGTATTTCCCTCCACACTCGATCTAGGTGAAATTCAGCTGGCCTATGGGAACTTCCTTACGGCTTATCAGAACTTTGTTCTGTATAACACGTTAGCCCCCAATAGTAAAGAATCCGTGTTGATACAAAGGCAATTGCGGGAGCAACAGCAGTTTCTTAAAAACCAAAATAGGCAGTTGCAATTGTTCAAAGAAGATTTGGCACTGTCCAAAACCAATTTTGAACGCAACAGGGAATTGTATGACAGGGGTGTTATCTCCAAAGCGGAATATGAGGAAGCTTCCCGTGCCTATTTGGCGGACCAACAACAATATGAAGGTTTCCTGACCAATATTTCCAATACCCAGATAGCCATTGCCAATTTCAACAATTTGCTCACCAAGACCAACATCCAGGGAACCGAATTTGAAAACACCTACAACCAGGAACTGGAAAACGCGGAGCAAAATCTTTTGACGTCCCTAAATTCTTGGGAACAACAGTATATCATTAGCAGTCCCATAAACGGCACCGTCACCGTATTTGACATTTGGGACCAATACCAAAATATAGAACTGGGGGAAACGCTGTTTACCATAGTGCCAAAGGATATGGATGGCATTATTGGACGGGTCACCCTGCCCATACGCAATTCAGGGAAGGTGAAGGCCGGTCAAAAGGTCATTATAAAATTGGACAATTACCCCTTTGAGGAATGGGGAAGCCTTATGGGCGAAATCGAGAACATTTCCGAGGTTCCCAAACAAGGGGAAGAAACATTTTACACCCTCTATATTGGCGTAAGGGAGTTAACCACCTCTTTTGGTAAGACCATAACCTTTAAACAGGAAATGCAGGGAACCGCAGAAATTGTAGTGGAGGAATTGACCGTACTGCAACGCATCTTTTATGAATTGCGAAAGGTTTTTGATCGGGCGTAA
- the dnaE gene encoding DNA polymerase III subunit alpha: MYLIFDTETTGLPKRYDAPITDTDNWPRCVQISWQLHDAMGNLVDHQDYLVQPDGFNIPYESEQIHGISTALAEQEGVPLQTVLEKFNEVLSKAKFVVGQNVDFDINVMGCEFYRSDVENPLQELPVLDTCTEHTAELCKIPGGRGGKFKLPTLTELHEFLFGEPFAEAHNATADVEATTRCFFELVRKQQFTQEQLDVQPDYFERFLKANPTPIELIGLKHINLREASKKIADALWEKDTGGASQIDLQQNIKDLAEVDFAHLHNHSQFSVLQSTMGTRDLVKLAAEHQMPAVALTDHGNMMGAFHFVKEVKAHNKSIKQQNEEAIANGEEPTGTEIKPIIGCEFFVCEDHSNKSVKDNGYQIVLLAKNKNGYRNLAKMASLAYTDGFYYVPRIDKGIISAFKEDIIALSGNLYGEVPSKILNIGEKQAEEALLWWKGEFGEDFYLETMRHGQEDEDRVNQVLIRFSRKHEVKLVATNNTYYGNKEDAEAHDILLCVKDGELVNTPIGRGRGYRYGLPNQEYYFKSSQEMKELFKDLPEAITNIQHIIDKVEGYDLARDVLLPKFEIPVEFQVAEDVEDGGKRGENAYLRHITYEGAKERYGTITLEIEERIDFELATIENSGYPGYFLIVEDFIREARNMGVSVGPGRGSAAGSVVAYCLKITNIDPIVYDLLFERFLNPDRVSMPDIDIDFDDEGRGKVMDYVINKYGSNQVAQIITYGTMAAKSSIRDTARVLDLPLGDADRIAKLIPTMGKLGKIFGKDEAELKKKFRSDDMLKINQLLNIAETDDLEGRTVNMARVLEGSVRNTGIHACGVIITPDDITNFVPVATAKDSELYVTQFDNSVVEDAGLLKMDFLGLKTLTLIKDTVKIVKARTGVELVPDEFPLDDEKTYALFQRGETVGIFQYESPGMQKHMKSLKPTVFDDLIAMNALYRPGPMEYIPSFIARKHGDEEISYDLPEMEEFLKDTYGITVYQEQVMRLSQKLAGFSKGDADVLRKAMGKKIFALLQKLRPQFLDGGEKNGHPREILEKIWKDWEAFASYAFNKSHSTCYAYIAYQTAYLKAHYPSEYMAAVLSNNMNDIKQVTFFMEECKRMDLDVLGPDVNESYYKFAVNKDNAVRFGMGAIKGVGRSAVEAIVAERKENGAFRSVFDMAKRIDLRSANKKAFENLALAGGFDSFLGTHRAQYFHQEGDGISFLEKVIKYGAKFQENKNSSQVSLFGEASEVQIPEPIVPPCEDWGTMEKLRREKEVVGIYISGHPLDDFKKEITAFCNTSISIFKEELEGHVNRELTFAGVITDVQHRVSKNGKGWGLFTVEDYTDTHEFRIFGEEYLKFRHFLMINSFIHIKVFVREGWVNRETGKKGEPRLQFNEFRQLQDVMETYAKKLTIKLNVSTLQEKRIRELKKTLTSHKGNHPIGFIIYEMEEEIKLNLSSRKQKVNISSELLSTLEAQEVLYKLN; the protein is encoded by the coding sequence ATGTACCTCATCTTTGATACCGAAACCACAGGACTGCCCAAACGTTATGATGCGCCCATAACCGATACGGACAACTGGCCACGCTGTGTTCAGATTTCCTGGCAATTGCACGATGCCATGGGAAATCTGGTGGATCATCAAGATTACCTGGTACAACCGGACGGGTTCAATATTCCTTATGAATCCGAACAAATCCACGGAATTTCAACGGCGCTGGCCGAACAGGAAGGGGTACCCTTGCAGACGGTCTTGGAAAAGTTCAATGAAGTCCTTTCCAAGGCAAAATTTGTGGTAGGTCAAAATGTGGATTTTGACATTAATGTCATGGGATGTGAGTTTTATCGGTCGGATGTTGAAAATCCATTGCAGGAATTACCGGTCCTGGATACCTGTACCGAGCATACAGCTGAACTCTGTAAAATTCCCGGCGGCCGTGGAGGGAAATTCAAATTACCCACCTTAACGGAGCTTCACGAATTTCTTTTTGGGGAACCTTTTGCCGAAGCGCACAATGCTACTGCTGACGTGGAAGCGACCACACGATGTTTCTTTGAATTGGTTCGCAAACAGCAGTTTACCCAAGAACAGTTGGATGTACAACCCGATTATTTTGAGCGGTTTTTAAAGGCGAATCCAACGCCCATAGAGCTTATCGGATTAAAGCACATCAACTTAAGGGAAGCGTCCAAAAAAATAGCCGATGCCCTTTGGGAAAAAGATACGGGGGGCGCTTCACAAATTGATCTCCAACAAAACATCAAGGACCTGGCGGAGGTCGACTTTGCGCACCTTCACAACCATTCCCAATTTTCGGTGTTACAGTCCACCATGGGTACCAGGGATTTGGTAAAATTGGCCGCAGAACACCAAATGCCAGCCGTGGCGCTTACCGATCACGGAAATATGATGGGCGCCTTTCATTTTGTCAAAGAGGTCAAAGCACACAACAAATCCATAAAACAACAAAACGAAGAAGCCATTGCCAATGGTGAAGAACCAACGGGCACCGAAATAAAACCCATCATCGGTTGTGAGTTTTTTGTTTGTGAAGACCATAGCAATAAATCGGTCAAGGACAACGGCTACCAAATTGTGCTGTTGGCCAAAAACAAAAACGGCTATCGGAACCTGGCCAAAATGGCCTCTTTGGCCTATACCGATGGATTTTACTATGTACCAAGGATTGACAAAGGCATCATTAGTGCGTTTAAGGAAGATATCATTGCCCTTTCCGGCAATTTGTATGGAGAGGTACCTTCCAAAATCTTAAATATTGGCGAAAAACAAGCAGAGGAAGCCCTACTTTGGTGGAAAGGTGAGTTTGGGGAAGATTTCTATCTGGAAACCATGCGCCACGGACAGGAAGATGAGGACAGGGTGAATCAAGTGCTGATCCGCTTTTCCCGCAAGCACGAAGTGAAGTTGGTGGCTACCAACAATACCTATTATGGCAACAAAGAGGATGCGGAGGCCCATGACATCCTGCTGTGCGTTAAGGATGGGGAATTGGTAAATACCCCGATTGGACGGGGTCGTGGCTATCGCTATGGGCTGCCCAATCAGGAATACTATTTCAAGTCTTCCCAGGAAATGAAGGAATTGTTCAAGGACCTTCCCGAAGCGATTACCAACATTCAGCACATTATCGATAAGGTGGAAGGCTACGATCTGGCCCGCGATGTCCTGTTGCCCAAATTTGAAATCCCTGTGGAATTTCAGGTGGCCGAAGATGTGGAAGATGGTGGCAAACGCGGTGAAAATGCCTATCTCCGTCACATCACCTATGAAGGGGCCAAAGAACGGTATGGAACGATCACTCTAGAAATTGAGGAACGTATTGATTTTGAATTGGCCACTATTGAAAATTCCGGTTATCCCGGCTACTTTTTAATTGTGGAGGATTTTATCCGAGAGGCCAGGAATATGGGGGTCTCCGTGGGTCCAGGACGTGGTTCCGCCGCAGGCTCCGTGGTGGCCTATTGTTTAAAGATCACCAATATAGACCCTATTGTATACGACCTGCTTTTTGAGCGGTTCCTAAATCCGGATAGGGTTTCTATGCCCGATATTGATATAGATTTTGATGATGAGGGCCGCGGAAAGGTCATGGACTATGTCATCAATAAATACGGTTCCAATCAGGTGGCACAAATCATTACCTACGGGACCATGGCGGCCAAATCATCCATTAGGGATACGGCACGGGTACTGGATTTGCCTTTGGGTGATGCAGATCGTATCGCCAAATTGATACCCACCATGGGAAAACTGGGCAAAATCTTTGGTAAGGATGAAGCTGAATTGAAGAAAAAGTTCCGTTCCGATGATATGCTCAAGATCAACCAACTGCTCAACATCGCCGAAACGGATGATCTGGAAGGTCGAACCGTGAATATGGCCCGCGTATTGGAAGGCTCGGTACGCAATACGGGTATCCACGCCTGTGGGGTAATCATTACCCCGGATGACATTACCAATTTTGTGCCCGTGGCCACAGCAAAGGACTCTGAACTTTATGTGACCCAATTTGACAACTCCGTTGTGGAGGATGCCGGCTTGTTAAAAATGGATTTCCTCGGCTTAAAGACCCTGACACTTATCAAGGATACGGTAAAAATTGTGAAGGCACGAACGGGAGTGGAACTGGTTCCCGATGAGTTTCCGTTGGATGATGAAAAAACCTATGCGCTTTTCCAGCGAGGGGAAACCGTGGGCATATTCCAGTATGAATCCCCTGGAATGCAAAAACACATGAAAAGCTTAAAACCTACGGTTTTTGATGACCTTATTGCCATGAATGCCCTGTACCGACCGGGACCCATGGAATATATTCCCAGTTTTATTGCCCGAAAACATGGGGACGAGGAAATCAGCTATGACCTCCCCGAAATGGAGGAGTTTTTAAAGGATACCTATGGGATTACGGTTTATCAGGAACAGGTCATGCGGCTGTCGCAAAAGCTGGCGGGCTTCTCCAAAGGCGATGCCGATGTTTTACGAAAGGCCATGGGGAAAAAGATTTTTGCACTCCTACAGAAGTTAAGGCCCCAATTCTTGGATGGTGGGGAGAAAAATGGACATCCCCGGGAGATTCTTGAAAAAATCTGGAAAGACTGGGAGGCCTTTGCTTCCTATGCCTTCAATAAAAGCCACTCTACCTGTTATGCCTATATCGCCTACCAAACCGCCTATCTAAAGGCGCACTACCCTTCCGAATATATGGCGGCGGTACTTTCCAACAATATGAACGACATTAAACAGGTGACCTTTTTTATGGAAGAGTGCAAACGGATGGACTTGGATGTATTGGGACCGGATGTCAATGAATCCTACTACAAATTTGCGGTCAATAAAGACAATGCCGTTCGGTTTGGGATGGGGGCCATTAAAGGTGTTGGGCGTTCCGCGGTGGAGGCCATTGTAGCCGAACGAAAGGAAAATGGGGCGTTCCGTTCCGTTTTTGATATGGCCAAACGAATTGATTTACGCTCAGCAAATAAAAAAGCCTTTGAAAATTTGGCCCTTGCCGGAGGGTTCGATTCCTTTTTAGGGACACATAGGGCACAGTATTTCCATCAAGAAGGGGATGGCATCAGTTTTTTGGAGAAGGTCATCAAGTATGGGGCGAAATTTCAGGAAAACAAGAATTCCTCCCAGGTAAGCCTTTTTGGGGAAGCCAGTGAAGTTCAAATTCCCGAACCCATTGTACCACCGTGCGAGGATTGGGGTACCATGGAAAAACTACGACGTGAAAAAGAGGTGGTCGGAATTTACATCTCCGGTCATCCCCTGGATGATTTCAAAAAGGAAATTACGGCCTTTTGCAACACCAGTATTTCCATCTTCAAAGAAGAATTGGAAGGCCATGTCAATAGGGAATTGACCTTTGCCGGGGTAATTACCGATGTGCAACACCGGGTTTCCAAAAATGGAAAGGGCTGGGGACTCTTTACCGTTGAGGACTATACGGATACCCATGAGTTTCGGATTTTTGGGGAGGAATACCTCAAATTCCGTCATTTTTTAATGATCAACTCCTTTATCCATATCAAGGTATTTGTACGGGAAGGATGGGTGAACCGTGAAACCGGAAAAAAGGGGGAACCGCGTTTACAGTTTAATGAGTTCAGGCAACTTCAGGATGTCATGGAAACCTATGCCAAAAAACTGACCATCAAACTCAATGTATCCACACTTCAGGAAAAACGGATCAGGGAACTCAAAAAAACGCTTACCTCCCATAAGGGCAATCATCCTATTGGTTTCATTATTTATGAGATGGAGGAAGAGATAAAGTTGAACCTGTCCAGCCGAAAGCAAAAAGTGAATATATCGAGTGAATTGTTGAGCACACTTGAAGCCCAGGAAGTGCTGTATAAGTTGAATTAA